AAATAAGGAATGTGAGGGTGCAGTCATTTGTTTTGTACTGGATGTGAGAATGTAGTTATTACCGACGTGAGAAAAAGGGGCCGGGGTCAGGTCCAGCAGCACTTACTTGGGCCGAATGAGTTACGACAGCCCGGTAGCCAGGCCTTGTGCGGCCCGTCTTGCTCCGACGGCGACGGCGAAGCGGATAAGGCCACCCACCGCTCCCGCCACGGcgagccaaagctgcgctcttccGCTCCAATGGCGTCGGCGTGCCCCCGCCCGCTCTTCCTCTCATTCCCCAAGTCACCGGCGCCGCCGCTCGCCGTCCCCGCCAAGCACCACCCGTCCGCCTCCGTCTCCCTCTCCACCCGCGCGCGCGCCGCCTCGTCCAGCGCTGCTCCATCCCCTTCGCCATCTCCTCCCTCGGACGGCGTCGGCCCCGCGGCGCCGACGCGGGGCGACGTGTACCTGGGGCGGCAGCTCGCGGCCGCGGCAGGCGCCCGCACGCGCGCGCCGGAGGAGGATGCCGAGAGGCGCCGCCGCCGCAAGGAGAAGCGGAGGGCCCTGGCCAAGAAGACGCCCTCCGGCGTCGCCTGCTGCTACGGCTGCGGCGCCCCGCTTCACACCGGCGAGGAGGGGTCCCCCGGCCACGTCGAGCCCGCCACATACGACCTGGTAAGCAGGCACCCACGGGCTCAGCTCGCTGCCATTTTCAGCGTGTTCATCGGCTTATCAGATCAGAGGAGTAAAAAAAATGTTCTCTTTCgcccgtcgtcgccgtcatcagtGCAAATTTTGATGCCAAATCACACCCTGACGGCTCATGTAGTATGTGCACTACAAAATGAAGTTCTAAGTAACGATTCGTGTATTTTGGACATTACAACGTCAACGTCGTCACTAAAATCTTGACTGTATGATTAGTTGATTACTGGACATGACAACATTGTCTTGTTTGTATCCTGTGTGAGCAGAAGAAGAGGCACAACCAACTGAAGACGGTGCTATGCGGAAGGTGCAAGCTGCTGTCACACGGGCACATGGTGACCGCCGTCGGTGGCCACGGCGGTTACCCCGGTGGCAAGCAGTTTGTTTCGGCAGAGGAGCTAAGGGAGAAGCTGTCATACCTCCGCCACGAGAAAGCGTTGATCGTGAAGCTGGTAAACAGCTCGGGCTGTCGCACCCCAATCGATCGGTTGATGCATACTTGGTTTACTTGCTTGTGCATTTTCTTGCCCTCATCATTTTGGGTGCTGTATATATGAATGTAGGTTGACATAGTTGACTTCAACGGGAGTTTCCTGGCGCGCATACGCGATTTCGCCGGCGCTAATCCCATCGTGCTTGTGATAACAAAGGTTCATTTCGTACATTGTCGAGTGCTCGGTACTGTTACCGCTCTCACATAACTGAAGAAGCTAGCTGTTCTGTAGGTTGATCTCCTTCCTAGAGACACAGATTTGAACTGCATTGGCGATTGGGTCGTGGAGTCTGTTGTTAGGAAGAAACTCAAGTGAGATTTTCCACCCCCGCTGGGTTTTCGTTTCTATTTCGTCAGGTCTTTGCCTAACTGACAATTATTATTTTGCATTGCGTGCGTAGTGTCCTTAGCGTCCATTTGACAAGTTCGAAGTCGTTGGTCGGCATCACTGGTGTTATATCAGAGATTCAGCAGGAAAAGAAGGTCGGCTTGTTATCCACTTACTGTCTAGCTATTCTTGTTGGCTGTTGACTTCTCATGCACAATCCTGACTACTTCCTCATTATTTCTTATCAGGCCCGAGATGTGTATATACTGGTAAGTATTTTTAACTCATTACGACCGAGGCATAAATATCACATTGTGCTGTCCTGTTTTGCGAATTGTGTTTCAAAACGCAATTCATGCCTGTCATTTgtaaaaaataataaatatacaaGGAAGATGGAAGATCCAAAATCATGTTAGGTCCTTTACATGTTTGGATGGCTTATGGTCCTCACAAAATAAAAAGAGTAGGATGATGGTCATATCTACCTCATTTGCTTTTTCATTATGCACATTGAATGATTACAATAAAGACAAATCCGAACAGTATGAGTAACATGCCTGCTTATTGCCTACTGTAGTTATATCTGACAATCTGATGCGTTTATACATTGTTACAGGGTTCAGCAAATGTTGGGAAATCTGCATTTATTAGTGCAATGCTAAGTAGGCCCTTAAATTCTTCCACCACCCTTTTGGTGATTATCTGGTCTATTTTTGTTCATTCATATCTTCATCGTGCTAATGGTTGGAGATTGCTGTTGTAGAAACAATGGCATATAAAGATCCAGTGGCAGCTGCAGCTCAAAAATACAAGCCAATACAATCTGCTGTTCCTGGAACAACCTTAGGCCCTATTCAGATCGAAGCATTTTTAGGAGGAGGGGTATGCTTCTACTTTTTTTTAAATTCAGATATGTATACTACTTTACATGTGAACCTAGTGTATCATCATTATTGATGTGCTGTAGCTGTCAGAGAATCCAATATAATCCTGCTTACATGCTAAACAAAATGCTGCTCACCTAGACAATTAGATAATTAGATGCCTTAAATCTCCATACATAATGTATATCCTTAACACGTTCTAAAAATAATTTAAATGACAAGGATAAGTGCCTATATTTTTGTTCTTCTGTGGTGTCCAGTTTGGACCTTAATATTGTTTAATCTATGCATGACAGAAATTATACGACACACCTGGAGTCCATCTTCACCATAGACAGGCAGCAGTTATCCACGCTGATGATCTGCCTTCTCTTGCACCACAAAGTCGCCTAAAGGGGCGATGTTTTCCTGTATGTATACCTTGATCTGCAAAATCCATGTTACTTTCACAAAATTTCCACACTAATCTCTTTCTTCAGACCATAATGTTATGTTCAGGCTAATGATACAGATGTTGGATTAAGCGGGAATACGTTGTTCTGGGGGGGACTTGTCCGTATCGATATTGTTAAGGTACCTAAATGCTCTCCAAATTTCAGTACTGATAATTTTCCATTTTTCTCAATGTCACTCGTAAATTAGTAGCCAGTAAGTGATAATCAATAAATCGCCAGGCTCTTCCACGCACACGGCTAACATTCTATGGACCAAAGAAGCTAAGTATTAATATGGTCCCCACCACAGAAGCAGATGAATTTTATAAGGTATGTGGCTGTTCCATGATTTTGATTTTCTTCTACTTAGAAGTAATAATCTATTTCTTCTTTCAAAATTTATTTACAAAACTTCATTGCATTTGTGAAATGGAGTTGTTTCCTTATTTAAGCTTTATTCGTCTCAAAGAAAGAGTTCCATGGCATGTAACCTCATCTGCTAAATCTAGCTTTTGGTGATGTGCCATCTTTGTTTTGCTGGGTGGAGGTATTTTGGATGAGGATTTAATGTGTGCTTTCATTTCAAACAAAATTGAACCCGTtgtctttttcttttcattttccagaGAGAAGTAGGAGTTACATTGACTCCCCCAACCGGCCAGGAGAGAGCTGAAGGATGGTGTGGGCTTCAGGGCGTTCGCGAATTGCAGATAAAATATGAAGAGCTTGATAGGTAATGTTTGCAAATAACATTGGGGTCTTGCTTTGCAGCAGTCATTTGTTCATTTGTTGGTCGGTACCAGGGTATTAGTGCTTTAGTATTTGGCACTAATACGTTATCTTCATGACAAGCAACCATATATAACACTCTCTATATAGGAGCATTTTCGTTTATTTCAACATTTTACACCCTGAATGATTTATTGGCACCTTCTTTCCTGCGCAGGCCTGCTAGTGACATTGCGATATCTGGACTCGGATGGATCGCGGTTGAACCACTTGGTGTGCCATCTAGCGACCCTGATAGCAGCATTGAGGAAGAAGGCGGCGGCAGTGGCGAGTTGCATTTAAGAGTACATGTACCCAAACCAGTCGAGGTCTTTGTCCGTGCCCCACTGCCCGTCGGTAAAGCAGCATCACAGTGGTACCGGTACCAGGAGCTGACGGAGGTAGAAGAGGAGCTGAGACCTAAGTGGCATTACTAATGTTGCGGTTGCCAAATGCCTATTTTTGGTCTTTGTGTATGCTGCTGTCGCGCTGGAGCAGCTCTGCGTGATCCAGTTACAGTTACGCCCCGACATTATGTTTCTTGGATGATCTGATAGGGAGATGAATTCATAGTTCTAGCTTAGGATCAGCTGATGAAAACGATTCAGGAAACCTCTAGTGAAATGTTGTGGTTACACTTGTTGCATATATATGAAACTATTTCACCGCTGCCTTGTCATGTTTCATAGATAGTTATTTTGTGCAAAGAGTGTACCAAATTCAATTGTTGCCACGTATAATATCATGTTGGGGCTTAAATGACAGTTTATTAAACACGTGAAGAAGAAAACATACATCTTGCAACAATGgaaagtttttttctttttgcaataAACCAACCCACCCCTGCCTTATGTGATCAAATCCATGGTATCATAGAACTCGTATTACGTCGGGGACCTTTGACGGAAAAGAAATTACAATGAGATCCCTAAAGGACGTGTGGGGAATGCCGGACATGCGGCGGAAGATACTGCCTGAGCTGCCACGAGAGCGCCAAGGAAAACATGTTTTAGAGCATCTGCGGCATGCACCGGGGCCCTTCTATCCTAGCCATGCATTCCCCGCATCGTGATTTgtgcaaatactccctccgttcctaaatataagaccttttagagattgcactataaactacatgtggatgtacatagacatattttaaagtatagattcactcattttactctgtatgtagtcttctattaaaatccctaaaaggtcttatattttgaaacggagggagtacatttttttttgtttctgtcaCATAGAACATGTCTTGAGGTCCAAACCTTTGCAGAATAACAAAGCTTTCTAACTAGAATCTAGGATAAAACTTTTAGATTTTTTGATACAatataaataaacaaaataagtttTATTTGattaaaaaatcttattttcagtATTTATGTCGgaccaaaaattctgaaagattTATCCTAGATTCTAGTTAGAAAGCTTTGCCGCGTTGTaagtgtttgaacttttcaagacATGTTcaatacaaaagaaataaaaaaatataaaaagttaGTTGTGTCGCACAGATCTTAAAACGACATTGAAGAGTCAGGATAAAAAGACCCGGGTGCACGTGCTCAAAAAATCTGCATCCAAAGCGACAACCACATACCATCTGTCTCCGAGGTCCCACCCCACATACTAACACACAGGAATCCGCCAGCACCATCCTGCCCCACCTCATATCCTCCTGGAGAAAAAGCACCATAAAAAAACGAACACTGTGGCGCCCCCGACTCCAGAGTCGGGGCAAAAAGCAGCCATGACGGGAAGACATATAAAGCACACTATCATTTCTCTCTCGAGTTGCATCCATGTTTTTGCTtacatctttacctaataataaagaggctatcgcttccgtcggaaaacccaccgaggtgattttacaaaaaaacccttactgtttatgacattaaactcgtagtatatattaaatattttttaaaatactcatatcttttaaaccgtaacttcaaatttaacatattatacatggaatttgattagaaaaatatgtagaatttaaatatgatattattttatctgttaaacgtttaataaaaatactatctagggtgcaatcttaataaataagtcattattcgtctttctttcataccggtactcatccgggttgggaatgaacacgtcaacaaaatcaggattagagatgaaactgaaggtcacttgactgactctttgtacgtattaaatctacatgcaagccgtgttaaaatagaagacctgcgaaattttgaactgcatttttgtaggataagaccatctttatttgtatcgtaactataaattctcaaattatagacattttttacaaattaagagcgtgtgccgtgtggtatttctttctcccgttgcaacgcatgggcccttttgctagtaagttCTCATAAGCTTAGAGCATATACAACCGGACGCTCCAAACCCTCCTCAAATAGCGTTCCGTCACAAAAAAGTTAATCCAGCCAGGCGCATCAAACGGGCCTCAAATGATCGTACCTCATATCGAGCGGACCTCAAATGACCGTGCtgaccggcacccctcatatccagcggACCTCAAATGACCGTGCTGACcagcacccctcatatccagcccaaatatggagCAGATATAGGAGCGCCCAAGCATGCCCGCCACGCCGCCCTGGCCCATGGTGGCCCGCATCGACTCCACATATATTCGTCCCCATCCATTCGTCGGACCAAACTCTAGCCCCTTCACTTCACTTACCTTCACTCCCATCCGtcacccaagctcaccttcggTGATGTTCTGCCTTCTCCGGCATGTTGGGCAGCGTGTCTGAATATCCATCGACTGGGTGTCATCTCGTGCGGGTTGGAGAAGGCAATAGCGGTTCGCATTGCACTCTGTCGCTCTAATGTCTACTATACAACTTTATtctttgtagtgccccagatgtaaaccttgccatatttggaacctattgcatgtgggtccaccttgtcagtgatttgatgttttcaattgtgccatgacttcatgtgatgtccTTTGTATTTTtcccttccttgcatgcatgcatgtcatatcatctcttCCATGCATATTTATGTCTTTGTGTGTGCAAAGGTGGTAGTGGTGATGTGGGTTCTTGTGAGTTCTTGTGATGTGCTTGCATTTGTGTTGTGGTGAGAGTGGAAGTGGTGTTGTGGTGTTGGAACTTTGCAAAAACCCTTTGACTacaaacccctctctctctctattatcCCCTAGCCCAATATTTACTTGATCCTTCTttgttaaatgtccatgttttaggatatTTTGTAGTGATTGTGAAGGTAGGCATTTGTTGTTTTAAGCTTTGTTTGAGAGGtgctatatattcacaaaacagtggcataaatgctgttttgtaaatatttgcttGTCACTaaaatttcttttctattttattcaaataggtcataattccttatgaccaggggcatttttgttttgtttttaaccccaACA
This genomic stretch from Hordeum vulgare subsp. vulgare chromosome 6H, MorexV3_pseudomolecules_assembly, whole genome shotgun sequence harbors:
- the LOC123403463 gene encoding putative nitric oxide synthase, yielding MASACPRPLFLSFPKSPAPPLAVPAKHHPSASVSLSTRARAASSSAAPSPSPSPPSDGVGPAAPTRGDVYLGRQLAAAAGARTRAPEEDAERRRRRKEKRRALAKKTPSGVACCYGCGAPLHTGEEGSPGHVEPATYDLKKRHNQLKTVLCGRCKLLSHGHMVTAVGGHGGYPGGKQFVSAEELREKLSYLRHEKALIVKLVDIVDFNGSFLARIRDFAGANPIVLVITKVDLLPRDTDLNCIGDWVVESVVRKKLNVLSVHLTSSKSLVGITGVISEIQQEKKARDVYILGSANVGKSAFISAMLKTMAYKDPVAAAAQKYKPIQSAVPGTTLGPIQIEAFLGGGKLYDTPGVHLHHRQAAVIHADDLPSLAPQSRLKGRCFPANDTDVGLSGNTLFWGGLVRIDIVKALPRTRLTFYGPKKLSINMVPTTEADEFYKREVGVTLTPPTGQERAEGWCGLQGVRELQIKYEELDRPASDIAISGLGWIAVEPLGVPSSDPDSSIEEEGGGSGELHLRVHVPKPVEVFVRAPLPVGKAASQWYRYQELTEVEEELRPKWHY